A single window of Vibrio gazogenes DNA harbors:
- a CDS encoding MarR family winged helix-turn-helix transcriptional regulator, translated as MKPGEISELEAALSLLQCELVARRNRFTPESITWAQYDVLEVLRVNGALRPSIISTRLGISRTQLSKALRVLKDLQLVEQTSDDNDGRVQATRLSAQGNAFMERAAKQRHGAAQLVASVMTSGEQAIFAELCHKAIKGLQIESGEHD; from the coding sequence ATGAAACCTGGAGAGATCTCAGAACTGGAAGCAGCCCTCTCACTGCTGCAATGTGAATTAGTCGCTCGCCGTAACCGCTTTACACCAGAATCCATAACATGGGCACAGTATGATGTGCTCGAGGTACTGCGTGTTAACGGGGCTTTGCGTCCGTCGATCATAAGCACTCGGCTCGGGATTTCCCGGACTCAACTGTCAAAAGCACTGCGTGTGCTCAAAGATTTGCAGTTGGTAGAGCAGACATCAGACGACAACGATGGTCGGGTTCAGGCGACGCGGTTAAGTGCTCAGGGCAATGCTTTCATGGAACGAGCAGCCAAGCAGCGACACGGGGCAGCCCAGTTAGTCGCATCAGTGATGACTTCAGGAGAACAGGCGATCTTCGCTGAACTCTGCCATAAAGCTATCAAGGGATTGCAGATCGAGAGCGGTGAGCATGACTGA
- a CDS encoding DeoR family transcriptional regulator: protein MSALFQAKRQQLMITKSRKPSAVKGRKWRNMVTKQLERLRRIEACLKHSDKIHLKEIARLLEVSEMTVRRDLNSNAAHSFPLEYYGGYIRRGHPIVHDDVQEGLEFISYETSPPSPDDHTANTANAFPPVKVNNYISAIVSDFIEMNDVVYFDNGDLNADIIGSIPNHVMFTGVTASMNVFLALKHKPNCKAILQGGSYNPVHDVFISASNDVLTPMIFQKVFISSAGVHDKFGVTASDMLVSNIANIVMERSMKRYLIVEKKAINQAATYKIGDLMDFHYLISDDTLPNKLETACHEARLQVLTPKT, encoded by the coding sequence GTGTCAGCATTGTTTCAGGCCAAGCGCCAACAACTAATGATTACTAAAAGTAGGAAGCCTTCGGCCGTAAAAGGCCGAAAATGGAGAAACATGGTTACAAAGCAGTTAGAAAGACTTCGACGAATTGAAGCGTGCCTCAAGCACAGCGATAAAATTCACTTGAAAGAAATAGCCCGTCTTTTAGAAGTGTCAGAAATGACAGTGCGTCGAGATTTAAACTCCAACGCTGCCCATTCTTTTCCCCTCGAGTACTACGGCGGATATATCCGCCGTGGTCATCCAATCGTGCATGATGACGTTCAGGAAGGTCTCGAATTCATATCCTACGAAACCTCTCCGCCATCTCCTGACGATCACACAGCCAACACCGCGAACGCTTTTCCCCCAGTGAAAGTGAACAACTACATTTCAGCAATTGTCTCTGATTTTATCGAGATGAATGATGTGGTGTATTTCGACAACGGCGATCTCAATGCTGACATTATTGGGTCTATCCCGAATCATGTGATGTTTACTGGGGTGACGGCTTCGATGAATGTTTTCTTAGCGCTAAAGCATAAGCCGAACTGCAAAGCAATTTTGCAAGGTGGCAGCTATAACCCTGTCCATGATGTGTTTATTTCAGCGTCCAATGATGTCCTGACACCGATGATATTTCAGAAAGTATTTATTTCATCCGCTGGTGTACACGACAAATTTGGCGTCACCGCTTCAGACATGTTGGTCTCGAATATCGCTAACATCGTGATGGAAAGAAGCATGAAAAGATATCTTATCGTGGAAAAGAAAGCCATTAACCAAGCCGCGACCTATAAAATCGGCGACCTGATGGATTTCCATTATTTGATTTCAGATGACACCTTACCCAACAAACTCGAAACCGCGTGCCACGAAGCTCGCTTGCAGGTTCTCACCCCAAAGACATGA
- the deoC gene encoding deoxyribose-phosphate aldolase: MNHYIDHTLLSANATTNQINTLCDEAHQHQFFSVCVNPGFVEHCAKRLETSNVKICTVIGFPLGANTTAVKVFETQNAISLGADEIDMVVNISDVLAANWGNVEQEIRAIKEACGSQLLKVIFETCLLTNEQIVELCNISQRAGADFVKTSTGFSTGGATVEHIKLMRDTVGKTMGVKASGGVRTKEAAQAMIDAGASRVGASASVSIVSGQAPTTNDY, translated from the coding sequence ATGAATCACTATATTGACCACACGCTGCTATCTGCTAACGCAACCACAAATCAAATCAACACATTATGTGATGAAGCCCATCAACATCAGTTCTTCTCTGTCTGTGTCAATCCCGGTTTTGTTGAGCATTGTGCAAAGCGGTTAGAAACATCAAATGTGAAGATCTGCACAGTGATCGGTTTCCCATTAGGTGCGAACACCACGGCAGTTAAAGTTTTTGAAACCCAAAATGCCATCTCGCTGGGCGCCGATGAAATCGATATGGTTGTCAACATCAGCGATGTGTTGGCGGCTAACTGGGGCAACGTTGAACAAGAAATCCGAGCGATCAAAGAAGCATGTGGTTCACAATTACTCAAAGTTATCTTTGAAACGTGTCTGTTAACCAACGAACAAATCGTTGAACTGTGTAACATTAGTCAGCGTGCCGGGGCTGATTTTGTGAAAACCTCAACAGGTTTCTCGACTGGTGGTGCAACTGTTGAGCATATTAAGTTAATGCGTGATACTGTTGGCAAAACAATGGGCGTCAAAGCATCTGGCGGTGTCCGTACGAAAGAGGCTGCACAAGCAATGATTGATGCCGGTGCATCACGCGTTGGTGCCAGTGCCAGTGTCAGCATTGTTTCAGGCCAAGCGCCAACAACTAATGATTACTAA
- the rbsK gene encoding ribokinase has product MKTIAVIGSNMVDLISYTERMPKEGETLEAPSFKMGCGGKGANQAVAAAKLGADVVMVTKVGDDMFADNTIRNFQSYGINTQYVSKEPQTSSGVAPIFVSPTSQNSILIIKGANEFLKPADIDKAERTLVECSLIVLQLEVPLETVYAAIEFGNKHHIPVLLNPAPAVPELDIEYACRCDFFVPNETELEILVNKPVETVEQIKEAATILLNKGLNNIIVTMGEKGAIWLSKDGKDVFIEPTQVNAVDTSGAGDAFIGCFSHYFMQTRDVQLSLEKASLFAAFSVTEKGTQFSYPSIEQFEEFETKHTK; this is encoded by the coding sequence ATGAAAACAATTGCAGTTATCGGCTCGAATATGGTCGATCTCATTTCATACACAGAACGTATGCCAAAAGAAGGTGAAACATTGGAAGCGCCATCATTCAAAATGGGATGTGGTGGTAAAGGGGCAAACCAAGCTGTTGCAGCCGCAAAGCTGGGCGCGGATGTGGTGATGGTAACAAAAGTGGGTGATGACATGTTTGCCGACAATACCATCAGGAATTTTCAATCTTATGGCATTAACACCCAATACGTAAGTAAAGAGCCTCAAACATCGAGTGGTGTGGCGCCGATCTTTGTCAGCCCGACATCGCAGAATTCCATTTTAATCATCAAGGGAGCCAATGAATTTCTCAAGCCGGCTGATATTGATAAAGCAGAAAGAACACTGGTCGAATGCAGCCTGATTGTCCTTCAGTTAGAAGTGCCGCTTGAAACGGTTTATGCCGCGATCGAATTTGGTAACAAACATCACATTCCGGTGCTGCTAAATCCTGCTCCGGCGGTTCCTGAGCTGGACATTGAATATGCCTGTCGCTGTGATTTCTTTGTTCCGAATGAAACAGAGCTCGAAATCTTAGTCAATAAACCTGTTGAAACCGTCGAGCAAATAAAAGAAGCCGCAACGATCCTTCTGAATAAAGGATTGAACAACATTATTGTGACGATGGGGGAGAAAGGGGCCATTTGGTTAAGTAAAGATGGTAAAGACGTCTTTATCGAACCGACGCAAGTCAATGCAGTGGATACAAGTGGTGCAGGTGATGCGTTTATTGGTTGCTTCTCTCATTACTTCATGCAAACCCGTGATGTACAGCTGTCGCTGGAAAAAGCGTCGTTATTCGCTGCATTCAGTGTGACGGAGAAAGGAACACAGTTCTCTTATCCCAGCATTGAACAGTTTGAAGAATTCGAAACAAAACACACGAAATAA
- the fucP gene encoding L-fucose:H+ symporter permease, with protein MIKANAIQGSDGYLDKTPIFQFILLSCLFPLWGCAASLNDILITQFKSVFELSNFASALVQSAFYGGYFLIAIPASLVIKKSSYKVAIMIGLSLYILGCTAFFPASHMATYTMFLAAIFAIAVGLSFLETAANTYSSMLGPKSHAILRLNISQTFYPVGAIAGILLGKYLIFQDGASLESQMAVMSVDQIHAFRLEMLEHTLKPYKYIIFILVGVFTLFALTQYPKCKVARQSGHKAPSIGKTLKYLSTNNRFKKGIVAQFLYVGMQVAVWSFTIRLALEMADINERAASNYMVYSFVCFFIGKFVANILMTRFSAEKVLIAYSIIGMAFLAYVSLGHDFSAVYVAVGVSILFGPCWATIYAGTLDTVDNEYTETAGAVIVMAIVGAAVVPAIQGLVADMVGMQLSFLVNFICFGYVGYYFFGEMKNKKANPIQPKLAEQTH; from the coding sequence ATGATTAAAGCTAATGCCATCCAAGGATCCGATGGGTATTTGGATAAAACACCGATATTTCAATTTATATTATTGTCCTGTCTATTTCCATTATGGGGCTGTGCCGCTTCATTAAACGACATTCTAATTACCCAATTTAAATCTGTTTTTGAATTGTCGAATTTTGCAAGTGCATTAGTGCAAAGTGCTTTTTATGGCGGATATTTTTTAATTGCCATTCCTGCATCTTTAGTCATTAAAAAGTCATCCTATAAAGTTGCCATCATGATTGGTTTGTCACTTTATATTTTGGGATGCACTGCATTTTTCCCTGCCTCCCATATGGCGACTTACACGATGTTTCTGGCAGCGATTTTCGCCATTGCAGTCGGTTTGTCTTTTCTGGAGACCGCCGCCAATACCTATTCTTCAATGCTGGGGCCGAAATCGCACGCGATATTACGTCTGAATATCAGCCAAACCTTCTATCCTGTTGGTGCTATTGCCGGTATCTTGCTTGGTAAGTATCTGATTTTTCAGGATGGTGCGAGTCTGGAATCGCAGATGGCAGTGATGTCTGTGGATCAGATTCATGCGTTCCGACTGGAGATGCTTGAGCATACGTTGAAGCCATATAAGTATATTATCTTCATTCTTGTTGGTGTCTTCACTCTGTTTGCACTGACGCAATACCCGAAATGTAAAGTCGCACGACAAAGTGGTCATAAAGCGCCTTCGATTGGCAAAACGTTAAAGTATCTTTCGACCAATAACCGCTTTAAGAAAGGGATCGTTGCTCAGTTCCTGTATGTGGGAATGCAAGTCGCGGTCTGGTCATTTACGATCCGCCTGGCATTAGAGATGGCCGATATTAACGAACGGGCCGCATCCAACTATATGGTGTATTCGTTTGTGTGTTTCTTCATTGGTAAGTTCGTCGCCAATATTTTAATGACTCGGTTCTCGGCAGAGAAGGTATTGATCGCTTATTCAATCATTGGTATGGCGTTCCTGGCCTATGTGTCTTTAGGTCATGATTTTAGCGCTGTTTATGTGGCGGTTGGGGTCAGTATTCTGTTTGGACCTTGTTGGGCGACCATTTATGCCGGCACCCTGGATACGGTCGATAATGAATATACAGAAACGGCTGGTGCCGTTATCGTCATGGCTATTGTCGGGGCTGCTGTCGTGCCAGCAATCCAAGGTCTGGTTGCTGATATGGTTGGTATGCAATTATCGTTCTTGGTGAACTTTATTTGTTTTGGTTATGTTGGTTATTACTTTTTCGGTGAAATGAAAAATAAAAAAGCAAATCCAATACAACCTAAATTAGCCGAACAAACTCATTAA
- a CDS encoding aldose 1-epimerase family protein: protein MYIMPLGKHLFNQQEVTFIQSKHFKVSGFKYNSGIEALRIENAKGYLVILPFMGQMIWDAQFLGENLCMENMFSEPKPSCEVVATYGCFAFHSGLIRNGCPSPEDDHPLHGEMPCANMDKAWLEMDEHHITIKGEYEYVMGFGDHYLASPSVSIQQDASVFEIKMKVQNLASVPMPLQYMCHMNTAYFPDAEMKQNIPDSAVKLRESIPNHVTPTAQWLDFNEMLKTQASPIEQLSTPDMYDPEIVYFMDNLSLYTDRAQFEMAIGGGKTLITHFDTAMLNFATRWILHNGDQKVAAYVLPATCRPEGYLSAKKSGTLIHLQPQEVREFAVTTGIVQSD, encoded by the coding sequence ATGTACATAATGCCTTTAGGTAAACATTTATTTAATCAACAAGAAGTCACATTCATTCAATCCAAACACTTTAAAGTTTCTGGTTTTAAATATAACTCTGGTATTGAAGCACTGAGAATAGAAAATGCCAAAGGTTATTTGGTTATTCTGCCTTTTATGGGCCAAATGATATGGGATGCTCAATTTCTCGGTGAAAACCTGTGTATGGAGAATATGTTCTCTGAACCAAAGCCAAGTTGTGAAGTTGTCGCCACGTATGGTTGTTTTGCGTTTCATTCTGGCTTGATCCGGAACGGCTGCCCTAGTCCTGAGGATGACCATCCCCTTCATGGTGAAATGCCATGTGCCAATATGGATAAAGCATGGTTAGAAATGGATGAACACCACATCACCATCAAGGGAGAATACGAGTATGTGATGGGGTTTGGTGATCATTATCTGGCATCACCATCGGTCTCGATTCAGCAAGACGCTTCCGTATTCGAGATAAAAATGAAGGTGCAAAACTTGGCCTCTGTGCCTATGCCGCTTCAATATATGTGTCATATGAACACGGCATATTTCCCAGATGCTGAAATGAAGCAGAATATTCCCGACAGTGCGGTAAAACTTCGTGAGTCTATCCCGAATCATGTCACCCCGACGGCACAATGGCTTGATTTTAATGAAATGCTCAAAACGCAGGCAAGCCCAATAGAACAACTCTCAACACCAGACATGTATGACCCTGAGATCGTGTACTTCATGGATAATTTATCGTTGTACACCGACAGGGCTCAGTTTGAAATGGCAATCGGAGGCGGTAAAACATTAATCACGCATTTTGATACCGCCATGCTCAATTTTGCGACGCGTTGGATTTTGCATAACGGTGATCAAAAAGTCGCAGCTTATGTCCTGCCGGCGACATGCCGGCCTGAGGGTTACTTGTCTGCTAAAAAGAGCGGCACACTGATTCATTTACAACCGCAGGAAGTCAGAGAGTTTGCTGTGACAACCGGGATCGTTCAATCCGATTGA
- a CDS encoding helix-turn-helix transcriptional regulator — protein MRTMKRTREELATFLRARRERLLPSDVGLPSSGRRRTPGLRREEVAALAGVGLTWYTWLEQGRDIGVSATFLDNLAKVFKLDASERRHLFLLAHERPPTEPGKTWCEVPALIRRLINDMAQHPAYVLNLRWDVLIYNSAADHLFHFGQHPPVRRNLLWMLFTEPALRTLFIDWDIQAPRILSSFRRDYARANQETDIRALVDELQKVSPDFNTWWKQHDVHAPCDGTRDFRVDGEVVTFEHTSLTIDENRHLRLVVYAQSESKQR, from the coding sequence ATGCGCACCATGAAACGAACCCGCGAAGAACTCGCCACTTTTTTACGCGCTCGGCGCGAGCGTCTTTTGCCAAGTGATGTTGGCTTGCCGAGCAGCGGACGACGGCGAACTCCGGGCTTACGGAGAGAAGAAGTCGCAGCACTCGCTGGGGTCGGATTAACTTGGTATACATGGCTGGAACAAGGTCGCGATATCGGTGTTTCAGCGACATTTCTCGATAATCTGGCGAAGGTTTTTAAATTAGATGCCTCAGAGCGCAGGCATTTATTCTTGCTGGCTCATGAACGCCCACCAACCGAGCCGGGCAAAACATGGTGTGAAGTGCCGGCATTGATACGCCGGCTCATCAATGACATGGCGCAACACCCTGCTTATGTGTTAAATCTACGTTGGGATGTGCTCATTTATAACAGCGCTGCCGATCATTTGTTTCATTTCGGGCAACATCCGCCTGTCAGGCGTAACCTTTTGTGGATGTTATTTACTGAGCCGGCTCTGCGAACGCTGTTTATCGACTGGGATATTCAAGCGCCACGTATCCTATCGAGTTTTCGCCGTGACTATGCGCGCGCTAACCAAGAAACCGACATCCGAGCGTTGGTGGATGAATTACAGAAAGTGTCACCCGATTTTAATACCTGGTGGAAACAGCACGATGTACATGCACCATGCGATGGGACTCGTGATTTCCGAGTCGATGGCGAAGTCGTTACGTTTGAACATACGTCTCTGACCATCGATGAAAATCGTCATCTGCGTTTAGTCGTTTATGCGCAAAGTGAGTCTAAACAACGCTGA
- a CDS encoding MFS transporter, with protein sequence MSANSHLLAINQTPSESAPWRGLYVLLLAGFVTIFDLFVVNVAIPSMQKGLNASFAQIGLIIVGYELAFGVLLISGGRLGDMFGRRRLFMIGMAGFTLTSVCCGLAPSAELLIGARVLQGATAALLFPQVYASIRVHFRGDDSRRAFGLLGMTLGMAAIAAQVFGGWMVHGNFFDLGWRTIFLMNIPVGLFAVMMARFIPESHAEQRPDLDWFGVALVSLGLALLLFPLLEGAEKGWPDWSLWALGGAVLMLLLFYRQQEHRRKFGQLPLVDMQLLSQGHFALGTLLILLVYSTSSSFFLSFALLVQTGLGIDPWIAGSIFAPCSVGFVLASFIAPKLVARLGTCAIVGGALVYAVSIGLLILQVYDAGGDLVPVRLIPILSIVGFGQGLIMTPLLNLVLGVVQEHQAGMASGVISTVQQIGAALGVAVIGMLFSSALSATHEPMNQASQYASAFVTGMLYNFGAALMVCLLLVMLVSIPKSARLS encoded by the coding sequence ATGAGTGCGAATTCTCACCTTTTGGCTATCAATCAAACACCTTCTGAATCGGCACCATGGCGCGGTTTATATGTATTGTTGCTCGCAGGTTTTGTCACTATTTTTGACTTATTTGTCGTTAATGTGGCAATTCCCAGTATGCAGAAAGGCTTGAACGCGAGCTTTGCCCAGATTGGACTCATCATCGTGGGCTATGAATTAGCCTTTGGTGTGTTGTTGATCTCTGGTGGCCGGTTAGGTGATATGTTCGGACGCCGCCGTTTGTTTATGATTGGTATGGCAGGGTTCACCCTGACTTCGGTTTGTTGCGGGCTGGCACCGAGTGCCGAGCTGCTTATTGGGGCGCGAGTATTACAAGGGGCTACGGCTGCGTTATTGTTTCCACAGGTGTACGCCTCGATTCGGGTTCACTTTCGTGGCGATGATAGTCGTCGTGCGTTTGGTTTATTAGGAATGACTCTCGGCATGGCGGCGATTGCTGCACAGGTATTTGGCGGATGGATGGTGCATGGTAATTTCTTTGACTTGGGCTGGCGCACTATTTTTCTGATGAATATTCCTGTCGGACTGTTCGCCGTAATGATGGCCCGGTTTATTCCTGAATCTCATGCCGAGCAACGGCCCGATCTGGATTGGTTCGGTGTGGCTTTGGTCAGTCTCGGGTTAGCACTGCTGCTTTTCCCTCTGCTTGAAGGAGCGGAAAAAGGTTGGCCCGATTGGAGTTTGTGGGCATTAGGTGGTGCGGTATTGATGTTGTTACTGTTCTATCGCCAGCAGGAACACCGAAGGAAGTTCGGTCAGTTACCGCTGGTGGATATGCAGCTTTTGTCTCAAGGACATTTTGCATTAGGAACACTTCTGATATTACTAGTTTATTCGACATCCAGCTCTTTTTTCTTGAGCTTTGCTTTGTTGGTACAGACAGGGCTTGGGATTGATCCATGGATAGCGGGCAGTATATTTGCACCGTGCAGTGTGGGTTTCGTGCTTGCTTCATTCATCGCACCCAAGCTGGTTGCCCGCTTGGGAACTTGTGCAATTGTCGGGGGCGCGCTGGTCTATGCTGTATCGATTGGTTTATTGATTTTACAGGTCTACGACGCGGGTGGCGATTTAGTTCCGGTTCGTCTGATTCCTATTTTATCGATTGTCGGATTCGGGCAAGGATTGATTATGACACCGCTTCTAAATTTGGTGTTGGGGGTTGTTCAGGAGCATCAGGCCGGGATGGCTTCCGGTGTGATTTCTACCGTTCAGCAAATTGGTGCAGCCTTAGGCGTTGCAGTGATCGGTATGCTGTTCAGTTCCGCCTTATCTGCCACTCATGAACCGATGAATCAGGCGAGTCAGTATGCATCCGCTTTTGTGACAGGAATGCTGTATAACTTTGGGGCAGCGCTCATGGTTTGCCTGCTATTGGTGATGTTGGTATCTATCCCTAAATCAGCCCGGTTGTCTTAG
- a CDS encoding DUF4865 family protein, with protein MIAMQYKFVLPADYDMTRIERRITEKGYLLDDWPGLVFKAYLYARQDAPLYHSPVNSYAPFYVWQDHHAMMAFLNSEGFKALCEQFGRPKVETWFIDEPPTPPTAQHQFASITHDASQQADVQGINYHAWQPIRVTWIRHAELSAYQAHDLYAVGYIARGQAFTAS; from the coding sequence ATGATTGCAATGCAATATAAGTTTGTACTCCCCGCTGATTACGACATGACACGCATCGAACGACGGATCACAGAGAAGGGCTATTTATTAGATGATTGGCCGGGATTAGTCTTCAAGGCTTACTTATATGCGCGTCAGGATGCGCCGCTGTACCACAGTCCGGTAAACAGCTATGCCCCCTTTTATGTCTGGCAAGATCACCATGCGATGATGGCCTTTCTTAACAGTGAGGGATTTAAAGCGCTGTGTGAGCAATTTGGCCGGCCAAAAGTCGAAACCTGGTTTATTGATGAACCCCCGACGCCCCCCACAGCGCAACATCAATTTGCATCGATTACCCATGATGCAAGCCAACAGGCGGATGTCCAAGGCATCAATTACCACGCTTGGCAACCTATCAGGGTCACATGGATTCGTCACGCAGAGCTGAGCGCCTACCAAGCGCATGACCTTTACGCGGTGGGATATATTGCCCGAGGGCAAGCCTTCACCGCCAGCTAA
- a CDS encoding tautomerase family protein, translating to MPLTRITLTPALFETGHQEISTILQQCLETHFDVPSRDCFQIFDVQAPQHIVFDGYYPNLHKKRSESGILFHIFAGKPRSCEQKRALYQALNQHLTQSLPLNEEDIMVIIQFNHAEDWSFASGISAID from the coding sequence ATGCCTTTAACACGAATTACACTCACCCCGGCTTTGTTTGAAACAGGCCATCAGGAAATTTCGACGATTTTACAACAGTGCTTAGAAACCCATTTTGATGTCCCCAGTCGTGACTGCTTTCAGATCTTTGATGTGCAAGCGCCACAGCACATCGTGTTTGATGGCTACTACCCCAATTTGCACAAAAAACGCAGTGAATCCGGAATTCTATTCCATATCTTTGCCGGAAAGCCGCGCAGCTGTGAGCAAAAGCGAGCTTTATATCAAGCGCTCAATCAACACTTGACTCAGTCTCTTCCCCTCAATGAAGAAGACATTATGGTCATAATTCAATTTAATCATGCGGAAGATTGGTCTTTTGCTTCCGGTATTTCAGCCATCGATTGA
- a CDS encoding carboxymuconolactone decarboxylase family protein, which yields MTSQETELMAMFARLAPQFHQLTSEVLFGQVWQDDRLSQRDRSLITVTALVVLNRTEQLPGHLTRALTNGLTPEELSAAITHLAFYGGWPVAASALERLDASQSQCHPAE from the coding sequence ATGACTTCCCAAGAAACAGAACTGATGGCGATGTTCGCCCGGCTCGCGCCTCAGTTTCATCAACTCACATCAGAAGTATTATTCGGGCAAGTTTGGCAGGACGACAGATTAAGCCAGAGAGACCGCAGTTTGATCACAGTCACCGCGCTTGTCGTCCTCAACCGTACGGAACAATTACCCGGTCACCTGACGCGCGCGTTAACCAATGGCTTGACCCCTGAAGAGCTCAGTGCAGCAATCACTCACTTAGCTTTTTATGGCGGCTGGCCTGTCGCCGCCTCGGCGCTTGAGCGTCTCGATGCCAGCCAATCTCAATGTCATCCAGCGGAGTAA
- a CDS encoding LysR substrate-binding domain-containing protein → MRSLDLDALRCFVLGIELGSFALAAERLNRSPSAASAQLKKLEQQCHTPLAVKVGRHLEPTEAGEVVLGYARRMLQLNDELMYRLVGERLEGRVTFGLQEDFSDVLLPQMLGAFARTHPQIQLQSIVGRHQELLDGIVSGELDFSLGWVGEKSAPYSELLAELPMHWYGPASKHLRESVLTTKPLPLVMLDGSCLIRKQATEALDHQGIPWKINFVGRSLSNLWRAVEAGLGITVRSSFSHPESITKLSGFPPLGTLKLCLDRNQYQLEAVQAQLYEELKQQLLQYLEA, encoded by the coding sequence ATGCGCAGTCTTGATTTAGATGCTTTGCGATGTTTTGTTTTAGGGATTGAATTGGGCAGTTTTGCGCTGGCTGCCGAGCGTCTGAATCGCTCTCCTTCCGCCGCAAGTGCCCAGTTAAAAAAACTAGAGCAACAGTGTCATACGCCGTTAGCCGTGAAAGTTGGCCGGCACCTTGAACCGACAGAAGCAGGGGAAGTGGTGCTGGGATATGCCCGGCGAATGTTGCAACTGAATGATGAGTTAATGTACCGACTGGTGGGGGAGCGGCTGGAAGGTAGAGTCACGTTTGGCTTACAAGAAGATTTCAGTGATGTGCTCTTGCCACAAATGTTAGGTGCATTTGCACGCACTCATCCGCAAATCCAATTGCAGTCCATTGTCGGGCGACACCAAGAGCTGCTTGACGGTATCGTATCGGGTGAGTTGGATTTCTCGCTCGGATGGGTGGGCGAAAAAAGTGCGCCTTATAGTGAGCTTTTAGCCGAGTTACCCATGCATTGGTACGGACCGGCCAGTAAGCACCTCCGAGAGTCAGTGCTGACGACAAAGCCTTTACCGTTAGTGATGCTGGACGGTTCATGTCTGATCCGCAAACAAGCAACCGAAGCGTTAGATCATCAAGGGATTCCGTGGAAAATTAACTTTGTTGGCAGAAGCTTAAGTAATTTATGGCGTGCGGTGGAAGCCGGATTAGGGATTACCGTGCGATCCTCTTTTAGCCACCCGGAGAGCATCACCAAACTGAGCGGTTTTCCGCCATTGGGGACGCTAAAATTGTGTCTGGATCGCAATCAATACCAACTTGAAGCCGTTCAGGCTCAGTTGTATGAAGAACTGAAACAGCAGCTATTGCAGTATCTTGAAGCGTAG
- a CDS encoding 2OG-Fe(II) oxygenase family protein, whose protein sequence is MRARGLNVHKDSGWLTILRSIEPGLEVLRNGKWQPINPKFGKFIVNFGCAIEILMRESKTPVSAVAHRVKEQFEHRRQADRFSYALFIDSSLDETVCPGLYKYIPNKGLIFEVEFRTFLNEILKNTYDANTQGLY, encoded by the coding sequence ATGAGGGCCAGAGGATTAAATGTACATAAGGATTCTGGTTGGCTAACAATCCTCCGTTCAATTGAGCCGGGATTAGAGGTTTTACGCAATGGGAAATGGCAACCTATCAATCCTAAATTTGGAAAGTTCATTGTTAATTTTGGTTGTGCTATCGAAATCTTAATGCGGGAATCTAAGACTCCGGTCTCTGCAGTGGCACACCGTGTAAAAGAGCAATTCGAGCATAGACGACAAGCTGATAGGTTTTCCTATGCGCTGTTCATTGATAGCAGTTTAGATGAAACTGTTTGTCCTGGGCTCTATAAATATATACCAAATAAAGGATTAATTTTTGAGGTGGAATTCAGAACATTTCTAAACGAGATCCTCAAGAATACATATGATGCAAATACTCAAGGACTTTATTAA